In Rutidosis leptorrhynchoides isolate AG116_Rl617_1_P2 chromosome 2, CSIRO_AGI_Rlap_v1, whole genome shotgun sequence, one genomic interval encodes:
- the LOC139891934 gene encoding uncharacterized protein At5g19025: MVCFHNSIPVSHHMNMANQAQKSSKRAPISTCEQSSSALIDLIILVAVIGAFGFLIYPGAKLVFSGSLEFIKEVFLILKDEVLDAPMIYGCLGLSIFSASMAVLAITLCTSQKCGKPGCRGLNKAAEFDIQLENENDITNSSSSKGATNLGKLGLRKGLFELPRDYHKELEAELKKMTPINGRAVLVFRARCGCSVGKMEVLGPKKNNKKIKK; encoded by the coding sequence ATGGTCTGTTTCCATAACTCAATTCCGGTTAGCCACCACATGAACATGGCTAATCAAGCACAAAAATCATCAAAAAGGGCACCAATTTCAACATGTGAACAGTCTTCATCTGCTTTGATTGATTTGATAATTTTAGTTGCTGTAATTGGTGCTTTTGGGTTTCTTATATATCCTGGTGCAAAACTAGTATTCTCTGGATCACTTGAATTTATCAAAGAAGTATTTTTGATACTCAAAGATGAGGTTTTAGATGCTCCCATGATTTATGGATGCTTAGGCCTTAGCATTTTTAGTGCATCAATGGCTGTTTTGGCAATTACTCTATGCACATCTCAAAAATGTGGTAAACCGGGTTGTCGTGGGCTGAACAAGGCGGCTGAATTTGATATTCAGCTTGAAAACGAGAACGATATAACCAATTCAAGTTCTTCTAAAGGTGCTACCAACTTGGGTAAACTTGGACTAAGAAAAGGATTGTTTGAGTTGCCAAGAGATTACCATAAGGAGTTAGAGGCTGAGTTAAAAAAGATGACCCCAATTAACGGTCGTGCAGTTCTTGTTTTTCGAGCTAGGTGTGGTTGTTCGGTTGGTAAAATGGAAGTTCTTGGCCCGAAGAAGAATAACAAAAAGATCAAAAAATAG